In Lathyrus oleraceus cultivar Zhongwan6 chromosome 2, CAAS_Psat_ZW6_1.0, whole genome shotgun sequence, the DNA window taggatgtttgcaCTTGAGTGGATGTTGTTTATCGAATGTTTGCTTGCCAAAGGTTTGCGGAGTGGAGGTggattttaaattagtgtgctcgccaaggattgggtcCTCGTGCCTGCATATGCCCACTTattgaagtgagaaatcagagccccGTAGTTTGTGGGTAAaaatgttgtttgttttgttgattttattaccttgaagaagggttttcgatggtgatgccctaaggctcaaacaaaaggtttgaatgcgttgaattgtttttaggttttgagaaatttgttattgatttcggattgcactaaagactatggataaaggtgaatacctcaaactaccaagccaaacgtcttgtgttcgGAGTATTTAGAACGAGTGTAGGGAAACTCCattctcatcccttctttaccacttaaggctcgtgacatacaatcctaatcgtatttattgtgtttttgaatttgatttgaaaaaaggaccgcttgatgttggatcaaaggtttgcttattgattttgaaaTAGTGGTCGATTGAGGAGATAAGATGGGAAATAAAGGGTGGGGAATACTTGGCGTCAAATTGAGTGTTTGCGTTGCAATGATGTGagttttatttagaaaaaaaaCTTGACGTTCAATCAAGAACCTTTTatttcttttgaaaatactttgtttatcgttttgtattttatctttATTATTAACATGTATGATGAACTAACTAGAAACCAGTAAATCTAAGCTATTACATGACTAGGGGGAGGGGGAACATTTAACCCATAAGGGGGGATGGATCCACGTAATACAATATGAAGGCATGAAAGGGAAATATAGTTTACAACTCATGTGCCATGCCTAAACCATACAAGTGGCATATCACTTCGCACACTACAAACtaatgaataaaaataaaagggaCTTGGATAGTGTTGAGATCTCTTATTCGCATGTCACCACAAAACAACACCAGTTAGTATGCATCAAATAAGAAGGAGTTAAAATGCCTATTCAAATGAATGAGAGGGTATGATAATAGCATGGTGCGATAGGATGATCATGATGAACAAATGTATATCaaattaaaatgaaatggaattttCAGTTCATCCCTTAACCACAAATGAAACGTAATCTAGTCAAAGTGAGATTACTCATGTACATGGAAATTAACATGGTAAACCAAATGAAATTCTAAGCCTAGCATGGTTGATCATATGAAAATAAAATCTGGAAAAAATTAAGAAATTATTCTAACATGCACATGGTTTAATCCTAATTTCTAACTAATTCTAATCCTAGTTCTTAATTGCATGAATTAAGCTATTTATCTCTACAATTATGTGACTCCAAAATGCCCAAAAATAGGAATTAAAAACTATTTCATACACAAACAACATCAAGATTAATGTCAAAAACAGAAATGGAATTGGAATTGACTAATCAATTACGAGACTATCGTGATTAAGATGAACAGTAGCTTGGCCTAAGGCTCAAACAACACAGTTAGCAAGAATTCAGCACAAATAATGAAGACGAAAAAATGCTATCAGCATGCATGTCAATGCTACACATGGCAATGACTGATATGGAGTGAACACTCCTTGGACCAGTCAAACAATCCAAACATGAAGGCAAAACAGAACCACCGCCGGAGTTCCGGCACCATCGCGTCGGGGGCGGCGGAGTTAGCCGGATTCAAGGAAAAAAGGATCCAAATTCTTACTCCTCTCTAATTCTCCTATCCTAACCTTTCTCTTAATTACAACTCAACAAATTCTGAAAATTAAGCAGTTAACATCAAgaatcctatgcacaaaaatcTGAGAGCTAATGAAGATGGAGGTGACGGAGAATCAAACCACCGAACCTTGGGGTTTTGATTCTCCCCTATGCAAGCTACCTGGTGATATCAACGGTTTAACAGAGAAAAAGATTCACCAACCTGCAAGACGGAGGATTATCTTGGGACTTGTTGAAATTCggaagtgatgaagatgaagaggagAAAAACAGATGTATGCTACGTTGAACCTTGGGTCTTCCGCTTCTACTATGAACTCCTATCCTTCAAGAATCAACTCCGAACAAATTCTGAGTCAGATCGTTGTTGTCGATGTTGATTCAGTGAATGCAGGGATGATTgttgtgttggtgtaagccctagaggccaatacttttggtacttgtatcgaattatttattaataataaaaggctttttctttattatgtttgtttaataaagtccctagaatagctagtccgtttaatgtatcgagtatgacttaatcatgagatcacattaaacataaggacactattcttaaagtatccgtagtcgagctttattgtgaagtgggataacattaaagcatgaagactattatgtttatagactgataatcacatctcatggatcaaggataaggagttatcaagtcttaaacatatgtatgaatattaagagtaatatttatactggattgacccgctatgagaatactatatagaatgttatgcaaagtgtcataagttattctcatggtgataatggtgtataccacccttcgacctgaaaccactatggaccctagatgtagagtcgagttccttattgatgatcaaacattatccgtaactggatgaccataaagacagttgatgggtactccacgaagcatgctaagggacatgagtgacttagatggaatttgcccatcctgcgtaagaggataaatgtctatgggcccaatattgaactggacaaggatgacacggtttatgccttgtgttcaatatagacataagggaaaaagggtaattatacacataagtattatcacagaaggatttgtcagatcacatgatattttcgtgtcttgggtagcagtgatgtgttgctagatactgctcactgtttattatgttaaatgcatgatttaatataattgccaatgccgcgaaaacctacagggtcacacacaaaggacggattgatgagagatagagtaactaaggaacatcgtaaggtacggtgcacttaagtgaattgtagaacatcgtaaggtacggtgtacttaagtagaatacgaaatatggtaaggtaccacacgcttaagtgattttggcatattataagatatgggccacatacacttaagtgggctttttagcttatagcccacacaagtggttctataaataaaaccttgtgcagaagcattagtgcagttgcaatttcgtttctctctctctctctctctctctctcactcactcactcaaagccttcattcgtagcagctagcactgagattgaaggaatccattcgtgtggactgagtaaaggcgttgtcatcgttcaaagttcgtgatcgctccatagatctgcatcaaaggttacaatcgccgcaagaggtaacgattctatcactgatcatgcccattcgtaaggatcattaaaggagaaattttaaattatgctgcgttttggatcgctcttctccttcatgTTGAGTGTAAGAGTTTTAGCTCAATTGATAAcaagcttcaatgtgaagcttgctcCAATGGTGGTTTGAGCTTTGGTCTAGGGTGAAGAAATGGGGACGATGAAGTGAGAAAGGTTGAAGGTGATGTTTGCAGAAAATGTGAAAGTAGTGAAAGTTGAAGTGAATAGTGGAGAGACCCTCAAATGATGGTGAAGATGGGAATTTATAGGGATTAGGATTTGGATCCCTAAGGCTTGGAGTTaggcttggagttagttaaaaGAGGTTGGGAGTTAGTTGGGATGAACTCAGTGAGTTTTGCCGGTTAGCTCACTGAGTTGGAAGTTAGTTGGTTGGTTTTGGGGAATGTGTTCAAATGGTTTCTATGACTGGTTATTGCAGGTTAACTTGAATGAAGTTAAGCTTTAATGTTGGATAATGGCCTTCTATTTATTGGCTTAGGTGCAAGGTGACTCACATCTGTGGGTTAATGCAGAGTGTGAATCAATGTGATTGTGTAGGCATGGTAAGAATTTGCATTATGCAGTATTTCAGCAGCAAGGAACAGGTTGAGTCGACTCAAATAGGGGATGAGTTGACtcaaacagagcattctccagGATGAGTCGACCTCCAggtcgacctgttcggacccgcGACGGATTGGTTCATAGAAAAATGAGGAATGAGTCGATGTAAAGGCTGGATGAGTCGGCTCAAACCGGATTCCCCAGAAGTGAGTCGACTTGTTCGGACCCACGGTGAATTGGTTCACAGAAAAATAAGGCATGAGTCGATGCAAAGACTGGATGAGTCGACACAAATTGGATTTCCAGGAAATGAGTCGACCTGCGTGTCGACCTGTTCGGACTCGTGGGTGTTGTGTCGAgtgaatgagtcgactcatagaGCAAAAACTTCCAAAAATGGGTTTTGCAATGCGTTATACATCTTTTTGCACCTTTTTTTGAATGTAATGACTATCTTTATGGATGAACATGAATGAAATTGGCTAGTTGAGTGAATTGACTTAAGAAATGACCAGGTTACTTGAAATGGAGTGAATCGAGACGTATAACGGGATAGAATCCATACACAACCTATGAATGAAATATCAACTAAGACCCCAAACGAATCAAAGGCATACAAATGAAATGTCCAATGACCAAATGACCGGGTACGGACAAGCACAAGATGCACATTGAAACAAGTGATCTATGGAATCAAACCCAAGAAACCAACATGCACGACCACTGACCAGGAGGTTGTTGGGTGAAGCGTTAGAGTTTGTGGTAACCATGATAAGGTGAGGATCCCAAGATTAGGGATTTGCTTCACCACTTAGCCAAAGTTGAGTTACCGATGGTAGGAATACACCTAAACCTCGAGAGCCACCTCCGATTAGGGTTTGATCGATTGAGCCCCCTTCATCAGTAGAGGAGACTTAGCTTCCACCAAGTGTAAGCACAAAGCTCGGAATCCAAGATACCTGCCCTCTTGTATCAGACAAATGGCTATGCAGATGAAATGAATGATATGAAGATATGCATATGACTAGGGTTAGTGACCTAAATGAACTTTGTGAAGGGTAGGGCAgattttggggtatgacaatacTGAGCTAGTCAATGTAACCGAGGCATTGAAGGACTCGAAATGGATGCAGGTGATGAATGAAAAACTAAGGTCCATAAAAGTTAACAATACCTTCTCACTAGTCGAAATGCCACAAGGCAAGAATGCAATTGATATGAAGTGGGTTTATAAATTGAACCTGAATCCAAAAGAAGACGTAACCAGATACAAAGCAAGACTTGTAGCCAAAAGATTTCTTCATAGAGAAGGAGGAATCGCCTTCGATGAAGTTTTTGTACCACTTGCTAGTCCAAAACAAttaggttggttgttggtctaacAAACATGAACAATTGGTATTTGTGTCAGATGGACGTGGAATGCGCATTCCTAAATGGGCCGTTAGATGAAAAAGTTTATGTTACACAACCAGTTGGATTTGTGAAACAAGGCTAGGAAAGCAAGGTATATAGGCTGCATAAAGCCCTATATGGACTCAAGTACGCCCTAAGAacttggaataagaagatagattactttcaaagagagaaggaatttgtgaagtgcatGACTAAATATGGAGTATATGTTAGAAAAAGTAGGAGTGAAGTGCTCATACTATGCCTTTATGTCAACGACCTATTGATAACATTTCATACTTCCTTGAAATGTCTGAGCAAGGAGTTCAAAGACTTTAAAGGTGATATGAGAAAAGAGTTCAAAAATATCTGACCTAGGCAACATTTCATACTTACTTGGgatcgaattctacaagagtattagaggtttgatgatgcatcaaagaagatATAGAAGTGAAATATTCAAAAGATTTGAGATGAAAGACTGCAATGCTACTTCAACACCTGCTGACCAAGACTGCAACTGTTGAAGgactcagatgaagatgatgtcgatccaacTCACACTGAAGAATCATTGGATCACTAAGATACCTTTGTAACACAAGGCTTGATCTAACATACAATTTAGGTATGATGAGTAGATTCATACAGAAGTCAAAAGTATGACACATTGCAACCACAAAGAGGATACTAAGGCATCTcaaaggaactctcgactatgtCATTTTGTATGCAAACTAGTCGGTTACACTGACTCGAGTTTGTGTGATGATACTGATGATAGAAAATCCACATCTGGGTATGTGTTTATGCTAAATGGTACACCCGTtgtttggagttcaagaaagaAACCAGTAGTAGTGCTGTCATCATGTGAGGCGGTGTACATAACTGCCTCCCTTTGTGCACATCAAGCAGTGTGGATGGTAAACCTGATCGAGGAGATTTCAGAAGAAGACCATGGAGCAATGACCATGACGATCGATAACATGTCTGCTATCAATCTTGCAAAGAACCCGACAACACATGGAGAAGCAAACATATCGAGATGAGGTTCGattatcttcgagagcaagtaTCAAATAAGAGGATGAATTTGGAACACTGCAGGACTGATAATCAGATTGTAGACATCATGACGAAGATTGCAAGTCGAATTGTTTAAGAGATTGAGAATTATGATGAATGTATATAAGCTTAGACACGATGAATTCAATGGTGTGTTAAATATGTAAATCTTTGTGTTAAGCATGCTGTAAGATTCGACACAGTCGAAATCGATTGTATTCGATAGTATTCGAAGTAGATAGCTATCGAAGGAGTTAACCTCGACAAAGTTAAACTTAACATTTATTTTGTTATTAGTTAGTTAGAGATTACTTGATGTGCAAGtaatctcatctataaatagggaggTACCCTACTATTGTAAAATGTGGAATAAGAGAAATTTAGTAAGAATAAACACAGAGAAAAATTCTGCAAAATTTGATCCATCTTCTTCCCCTTTCTCCCAAAACCCTGATTTCtcttttcttccccaattcaCTTTCTCAAATCATTGTGTGGCGGAATCATCTTACAACCAATGTATAGTTGAATCACTCAAATGAAGAGTGAGGAACGAGGGGAGCAATCAATCAAAAAGATTGATTCTCGTTCAATCAAAATTGATTCGAATTATCTCCAACACAGTTAAATCACTACATTAAAATCATATCATGGGATATTTATTCACGACTCTGCATAGTTTAGTGctaaaatttatttttataaaatacaTTAAAGGATTAAATAAAAAATGCATAGTTTATTCACGACTCTGCATAGTATAGTTTAGTGCTAAAATTTATTTCTATAAAATAACATTAAAGGATTAAATAAAAAATGCCATTTTCATTTTTATAAATACTTACCaacacacacatatatatatgGAATTATTCTGATCCAACACCAGCTCCCCAATGCAAACCATTCTCTGTAAATATGAGATGGAAAAAAAACCAAATTACAGTATAAAAAATTCAAGGCTGTTTTTTTTTTGTTGTCTTTATGATTGATGATGCTGTTGCTGTTGAAGATTGACTAATTTATAATATGGTCCATACTTATTCTCTATAAGACTTGAATGTGTCCCTTGCTCAATAATCTTCCCATCTTGCAAAACTGAGATTTGATCTGCATTTCTTATTGTGGACAATCTATGTGCCACCATAACAGTTGTTCTGTTTTGCATTAATCTGTCGAGAGCTTGTTGCACTATTCGCTCGGATTCAACGTCGAGTGCACTGGTTGCTTCATCAAGTAGCAAGATTTCAGGATTCTTTAGAACAGCTCTAGCAATGGCTACTCTTTGTCTCTGCCCACCAGAAAGTTGAACACCTCTTTCACCTACTTTGGTTGAGTAACCTTCTGGAAGTCCACTTATGAAGTTATGAGCATTTGCTAGCTTAGCTGCTTCAATTACTTCTGAATCAGATGCACCTTCTTTTCCATAGAGAATGTTTTCATAAATTGATGTGGCGAAAAGGGCTGGTTCTTGTTGCACTAGACCAATGTGTTTTCTTAGAGATTTTAGATTGATTCTTGTGATGTCTTTACCTGTAAGAATTTGATTCATCATTGTTAGAAGAAGATACAATTAACACTTTTGCATATAGCAGCAATAGTTTCAATATCTTACCATCAATTAACACCTTTCCTGAAGTTGGATCATAAAATCTGAGTATAATAGAGATCACAGAGCTTTTACCAGAACCACTTTGTCCCACTAAAGCAACACTTTTTCCAGAAGGAACTCTTAGATTGAAATCCTTGAAAATAATCACATCTGGTCTTGAAGGGTAGCTGAAATTGATTCTTTTGAGCTCAATTGTTCCTTCCACTGTCCTTAACTCTTCTCCAATATCACCTCTTATTTCTGATTTTCTATCCATTACTTCAAAAACTGATGCAACCATTTGGTTCCCTTTCAAAAGATCTGGTGCTAATGCCAAAGTTTCCCCCATAGCAAGTGCTGTTACAATCAAAACCATAAATGACTTCATGACTGATTTAAAACTAGCTAGCTCCTTTCCCATCAAAACTGATCCATACCTGCATAAAGTGCACAAGTTTCAACCACCATGTGCATTGCACGAGTGCTCAATACTAGTACTAGTTTATAACATATTGAGGAGATAATGAAGTTAAAGCATATACCATAAGGCAAGGCCATAAGATGAGAAGATGAAGAATTGAGAAATGCCATAAAATATGCCGGCAATTTGACCGCGTCGAAATGAATTTTTGGAAGGACCGACGAGCTCGTTAGCATAAAGATCAAGGACCTTTTCTTCAGAGCAAAATGCGGCGACAGTGCGTATATTGCTCACGGCCTCACCAGCAAGCATGTTGGCTTTTAGATATGCTTTGCTCAAGTTGCCACCATAGCCTTTCATGAAAAGTTTCTGAAATGACAAAAGGAAAGTATTAAAAGGCCTGTTTGAATTAACTTATTTGAACTTATCTCTTGGCATAGCACTAGTAAGACTGTTTGAAAAAGCTTATGGAACCTTCTTATGACATGTTCATAAGCTGTTTTCAGCTTTTTGGGTTATTTTCATAAGCTCCTTCAGATAGCTTATAGGAACAACTTATAACTTGTATAAAAACAGTTTGACTTTATCCAAACAGGGCTTAAGACTTAAATAAATGTGCTAGTTTCTTAATGTTGAAATGTAGAAAGAAGGAACCTCACCTCACTTATGTGACCACTAACTATCAAAGGATATGTGGCCAAGACAACAAGTGTGATTCTCCAGTTCAATAGGAAGGCAATAATAAATGAAGCAACAACCAGACCAACATTCTGTAACAGAATCGTTGAGCGATCAACAACTATTGTTCGCATTAAAGTTGCGTCAGATTCTAAACGCGATGAAAGCATAGAGCTTGTGTTGCCTGTTTCATCAAACCATCCAATTTCATTCTTCAAAATAGCTGCAGCCAGAGAAATAACTGTAGTTAAGAAAAATATGGATACTGCAAACTCATCTCAACAAAGCATTAGAATATTTTCTGATATGTTAACATGTTATAAAATCAACTGGACCAAGAATATTGAAAGGAAAACACTTCATAAAAAAGAAAGtaaaaaattgataaaaaaagCGGTTCATCAAAATTACCGCTAAACATCTTTTCTCGCACACGAAGAGTAAGTCGCTCGCCCATGATACCGAAAAAGAGATGTTCGATGGCATGGACTATGACGGTTATAACTGCACCTCCACAGAAGAGGAAAGCAATTTTTTTAACTTCGTGACGCGTTGTATCCCAATCCATATAATACGAAACAAGAGCATGAGAGATTCCAAGTGCAAAAAGTGGCATTTGTGCTCCAGCAACAAATGCACATAAGGTCCCAAAAACTCCATAAGGCCAGTCAGGACCAACCATAGAATATAGCCTTTTTGCTGAAACATGCTTAGACTTGCTTCCATCATCACCACCGACAATGCCAATCGAGTCTTTGTCCGATCGAAAACTACCCCCAATGCTTGTTGTTGCACGCGAAAATTCTTTTGAGTAGCCCGTGCTGCAAGTATAAGTAATATGTAAAAGAGAATAATAACTTATATTTAACTACTGGTTCAAAGAAAAACAATACTGATCCGATGATTTTTCACGTGTAATGTTGAAATGTTGTTAActaaattatttaattatcaTTTCATTTAATGACAATCAATGAATTGAAATTGCATAAATACCTTGATTGGCGTCCTAAGCTAGGACCAACCGCGGGAAGCCCTTGCAAAGAAGATGCACCTTGGAGTTGAACAAGAGATGCATAAACACTAGCTGGGTTGGACATGAGTTCTTCATGGTTACCAGTCTCCACAATTTTCCCTCCTTGTACAACAGCTATAACATCTGCATTCCTAATAGTAGAAAGTCTGTGTGCAACTACAATGGTTGTTCTTCCAACCATGACACGATCGAGAGCCTCTTGTACACTTTTCTCAGACTCAGCATCAAGAGCACTAGTTGCTTCATCTAGTAAAAGGATAGATGGATTCTTTACAATGGCACGAGATATCGCAATCCTTTGCTTCTGTCCACCTGATAGTTGTATCCCTCTCTCACCAACCTAAATAAAATAGATTCAGCATCACCTTTCTTTAAAATAACAATGACAGAAACATTATCACAAACACCAAAGGTGCATAGACTAATTCTGCAATTAAAACATGTAtcataataaaaacaaaatat includes these proteins:
- the LOC127119764 gene encoding ABC transporter B family member 2 — protein: MESSNEGDERKKEHKVPFLKLFSFADSYDYVLMFVGSIGACVHGASIPVFFIFFGKLINVIGLAYLFPKEASHQVAKYSLDFVYLSIAMLFSSWTEVACWMHTGERQAAKMRMAYLKSMLNQDISLFDTEASTGEVISAITSDIIIVQDALSEKVGNFMHYISRFIAGFTIGFVRVWQISLVTLSIVPLIALAGGLYAYVTIGLIAKVRKAYVRAGEIAQEVIGNVRTVQAFAGEERAVKSYKAALMKTYVNGRKAGLAKGLGLGSMHCVLFLSWSLLVWFTSIVVHKNIANGGESFTTMLNVVISGLSLGQAAPDISAFIRAKAAAYPIFKMIERDTVSKQSSKTGRKLNKVEGHIQFKNVCFSYPSRPDVAIFNNFNLNIPAGKIVALVGGSGSGKSTVVSLIERFYEPLSGHILLDKSEIRELDLKWLRQQIGLVNQEPALFATSIKENILYGKDDATLEELKRAVKLSDAQSFINNLPERLDTRVGERGIQLSGGQKQRIAISRAIVKNPSILLLDEATSALDAESEKSVQEALDRVMVGRTTIVVAHRLSTIRNADVIAVVQGGKIVETGNHEELMSNPASVYASLVQLQGASSLQGLPAVGPSLGRQSSTGYSKEFSRATTSIGGSFRSDKDSIGIVGGDDGSKSKHVSAKRLYSMVGPDWPYGVFGTLCAFVAGAQMPLFALGISHALVSYYMDWDTTRHEVKKIAFLFCGGAVITVIVHAIEHLFFGIMGERLTLRVREKMFSAILKNEIGWFDETGNTSSMLSSRLESDATLMRTIVVDRSTILLQNVGLVVASFIIAFLLNWRITLVVLATYPLIVSGHISEKLFMKGYGGNLSKAYLKANMLAGEAVSNIRTVAAFCSEEKVLDLYANELVGPSKNSFRRGQIAGIFYGISQFFIFSSYGLALWYGSVLMGKELASFKSVMKSFMVLIVTALAMGETLALAPDLLKGNQMVASVFEVMDRKSEIRGDIGEELRTVEGTIELKRINFSYPSRPDVIIFKDFNLRVPSGKSVALVGQSGSGKSSVISIILRFYDPTSGKVLIDGKDITRINLKSLRKHIGLVQQEPALFATSIYENILYGKEGASDSEVIEAAKLANAHNFISGLPEGYSTKVGERGVQLSGGQRQRVAIARAVLKNPEILLLDEATSALDVESERIVQQALDRLMQNRTTVMVAHRLSTIRNADQISVLQDGKIIEQGTHSSLIENKYGPYYKLVNLQQQQHHQS